One genomic segment of Caloranaerobacter ferrireducens includes these proteins:
- the yhbY gene encoding ribosome assembly RNA-binding protein YhbY encodes MLTGRQRSYLKSIANGLDPIIQIGKNGISENLIKQIDDALEAREIIKVKILNNSLLETKETANEIARLTNSEFVQSIGNKFVLYRESKENKKIELP; translated from the coding sequence GTGCTTACAGGCAGACAAAGAAGTTATTTAAAAAGTATAGCAAATGGTTTAGACCCAATTATTCAAATAGGTAAAAATGGTATATCTGAAAATTTAATAAAACAAATAGATGATGCTTTAGAAGCTAGAGAAATTATTAAAGTTAAAATTTTAAATAATAGTTTATTAGAAACAAAAGAGACAGCTAATGAAATTGCGAGATTAACTAATTCAGAGTTTGTACAGAGTATAGGAAATAAGTTCGTTTTATATAGAGAATCTAAAGAAAACAAAAAAATTGAGCTTCCATAA
- a CDS encoding S-layer homology domain-containing protein yields the protein MRRFKQYTIEQIEIFLDKYEFKRQIYEIHFHHTWKPTKKDYLQAEDKEKIILGMWKYHTEVRRFTDIAQHFTVAPDGTIWDGRDLEKSPASIYGRNNGAISIEHIGNFDEEKLEGIQLEASIRLIAAIIKNIKNKQGRVPTLVFHREYSDKTCPGLLVDKGEILKLVNERLKYYDMPFKDVTPDMWSYEYIKRAAELGLIKGDGEGNFKPKDYLTREQGVALIMRLYDLLKGED from the coding sequence ATGAGGAGATTTAAACAATATACTATAGAGCAAATTGAAATATTTTTAGATAAATATGAATTCAAAAGACAAATTTATGAAATACATTTTCATCATACGTGGAAACCAACTAAGAAAGATTATTTACAGGCGGAAGATAAAGAAAAGATTATTTTAGGCATGTGGAAATATCATACTGAGGTAAGAAGATTTACAGATATAGCACAACATTTTACTGTAGCACCAGATGGAACAATATGGGATGGAAGAGATTTGGAGAAAAGTCCTGCATCAATATATGGCAGAAATAATGGTGCAATATCTATTGAACATATTGGTAATTTTGATGAAGAGAAATTGGAAGGTATACAGTTAGAAGCAAGTATTAGACTAATTGCTGCAATAATTAAAAATATAAAAAATAAACAGGGTAGAGTACCAACTTTGGTATTTCATAGAGAATATAGTGATAAAACATGTCCAGGGCTTTTAGTTGATAAGGGCGAAATACTAAAACTTGTTAATGAAAGGTTGAAGTATTATGATATGCCATTTAAGGATGTAACTCCTGATATGTGGTCATATGAATATATTAAAAGGGCAGCAGAATTAGGCTTAATTAAAGGTGATGGTGAAGGTAATTTTAAACCTAAGGACTACTTGACTAGAGAACAAGGTGTAGCATTAATTATGAGATTATATGATTTGTTAAAGGGGGAAGATTAA
- the nadD gene encoding nicotinate-nucleotide adenylyltransferase: protein MNIDTLIELALKKENKGKSIECKNLKRIGIMGGTFDPIHIGHLVIAEEIRNEFKLDKVIFIPAGNPPHKDNKKITSARHRYIMTLLATLSNPYFEVSTIEIEKKETTYTIDTIKTLRKICNNVELYFITGADSIFELHTWKNVGELLKLCNFIAATRPGFEMVKLERKIQEIKNEYGVSIHTTMVTALQISSTEIRARIREGRTIKYLLPETVEKYIYKNNLYR, encoded by the coding sequence ATGAATATTGATACACTTATTGAGTTAGCGCTTAAAAAAGAGAATAAAGGAAAAAGCATAGAATGTAAAAATCTTAAGAGAATTGGAATAATGGGAGGAACTTTTGATCCAATACATATAGGTCATTTAGTTATAGCAGAAGAAATTAGAAATGAGTTTAAATTAGATAAAGTGATTTTTATACCTGCAGGAAATCCTCCTCATAAAGATAATAAAAAAATAACTTCAGCTAGACACAGATATATAATGACGTTATTAGCTACACTTTCAAATCCTTATTTTGAAGTATCTACTATAGAAATAGAAAAGAAAGAAACTACATATACTATCGACACTATCAAAACATTAAGGAAAATATGCAATAATGTAGAGTTATACTTTATAACTGGAGCAGATTCTATTTTTGAACTTCATACTTGGAAAAATGTTGGTGAATTATTAAAGCTATGCAATTTTATAGCAGCAACTAGACCAGGATTTGAAATGGTTAAGCTTGAGAGGAAAATACAAGAAATAAAAAATGAATATGGTGTAAGTATTCATACTACGATGGTGACAGCTTTGCAAATATCATCTACTGAAATAAGGGCTAGAATAAGAGAAGGTAGAACTATTAAATATCTTTTGCCAGAAACGGTAGAGAAATATATTTATAAAAATAATTTGTATAGGTAA
- the yqeK gene encoding bis(5'-nucleosyl)-tetraphosphatase (symmetrical) YqeK — MNEERFIHSIGVMETAEKLADVYGCDKNKARLAGLIHDCGKLKNDRELLKMAFEFGIILDDVKDVNIALLHAPLGAEIAKNEFGIKDLEILNAIRYHTTGKENMSLLEKIIYIADYIEPNRDFPSVEVLRELAFLDLDKAVLMAMDNTIKYVVDNGWILDIETIKARNFLLKKIQRES, encoded by the coding sequence ATTAATGAAGAAAGATTTATACATTCTATCGGGGTTATGGAAACAGCAGAAAAACTTGCTGATGTTTATGGATGTGATAAAAACAAAGCACGACTTGCTGGTTTGATTCATGATTGTGGGAAACTTAAGAATGATAGAGAATTATTGAAAATGGCATTTGAATTTGGTATAATTCTTGATGATGTCAAAGATGTTAATATTGCTTTACTTCATGCTCCTCTAGGTGCAGAAATAGCAAAAAATGAATTTGGGATTAAGGATTTGGAAATATTAAATGCAATAAGGTATCATACTACAGGTAAAGAAAATATGAGTCTATTAGAAAAAATTATTTATATAGCAGATTACATTGAACCTAATAGAGATTTTCCATCAGTAGAGGTATTGAGAGAATTAGCTTTTCTAGATTTAGATAAAGCAGTACTAATGGCAATGGATAATACGATAAAATATGTTGTAGATAATGGATGGATATTAGATATTGAAACTATAAAGGCAAGAAATTTTCTACTTAAGAAAATCCAAAGAGAAAGTTAA
- the rsfS gene encoding ribosome silencing factor: MTNIDNRISVILEAADNKKAFDIKLLDISNITTIADYFIFASGNNERQVIAIADEIEDKMYQLGYDVISKEGYREGRWILLDFGDIVVHVFHKEDREFYNLDRLWIDAKEIDIDNII; encoded by the coding sequence GTGACAAATATAGATAATAGAATATCAGTAATTTTAGAAGCCGCAGACAACAAAAAAGCTTTTGATATTAAACTTTTAGATATATCAAATATAACAACAATAGCAGATTATTTTATATTTGCAAGTGGTAATAATGAAAGACAGGTTATAGCGATAGCGGACGAAATTGAAGATAAAATGTATCAATTAGGATACGATGTAATCAGTAAAGAAGGGTATAGAGAGGGTAGATGGATACTACTTGATTTTGGCGATATAGTAGTGCATGTTTTTCATAAAGAAGACAGAGAATTTTATAATTTAGATAGATTGTGGATAGATGCTAAAGAAATAGATATTGACAATATAATCTAA
- the leuS gene encoding leucine--tRNA ligase, which translates to MAYNFSKIEKKWQEIWESNNAFKASEDEAQKYYVLEMFPYPSGKIHMGHVRNYSIGDVFARFKRMRGFNVLHPMGWDAFGLPAENAAIKHGIHPNKWTLENIDEMKKQLKRLGLSYDWNREVTTCLPDYYKWTQWFFIQLYKRGLAYKKKSAVNWCPSCETVLANEQVVNGACERCDTPVGKKELEQWYFKITDYAERLLEDIKELDGWPEKVKIMQKNWIGKSEGAEIDFEIKDFDKKLKVFTTRPDTIYGVTYMVMAPEHPYINELVKGTDYEEEVLEFKKKMEYISEIDRTSTTAEKEGVFIGRYAVNPVTKEEIPIYIANYVLIDYGTGAIMAVPGHDQRDFEFAKKYNIPIRPVIKPVDGDFDEDDLKEAYTGEGVMINSDKFNGLDNKTAKTEITKYIEELEVGKATINYRLRDWLISRQRYWGTPIPIIYCDDCGIVPVSDADLPVKLPTDVEFTGKGQSPLTTSKEFMYTTCPKCGKKARRETDTMDTFVDSSWYFLRYTDPKNENEPFNKDKANYWMKVDQYIGGVEHAILHLLYSRFFVKVLYDMGLSPVNEPFKNLLTQGMVLKDGAKMSKSKGNVVSPEEIISNYGADTARLFVLFAAPPERDLEWSDQGVEGCYRFLNRVYRLVEELKEVYNNKCEINIDQLSKADKNLRYVLHSTIQKVTIDVEDRFNFNTAISSIMELVNEIYKYKDNAESNDYKNAILAEAIDNLILLLAPFAPHLAEELWNLVGNEGSVHQQKWPEYDEKAIVKDQITVVIQVNGKVRDKIEVDANIDKESLEKLALNSERVKNFIEGKEVKKVIVVPKKLVNIVAK; encoded by the coding sequence ATGGCTTACAATTTTAGTAAAATCGAGAAAAAATGGCAAGAAATATGGGAAAGTAATAATGCTTTTAAAGCTAGTGAAGATGAAGCTCAAAAATACTATGTACTAGAAATGTTTCCTTATCCATCTGGTAAAATACATATGGGCCATGTACGCAACTATTCAATAGGTGATGTATTTGCAAGATTTAAGAGAATGAGAGGGTTTAACGTATTACATCCTATGGGTTGGGATGCGTTTGGTCTACCTGCTGAAAATGCGGCTATAAAACATGGTATACATCCTAACAAGTGGACATTAGAAAATATTGATGAAATGAAAAAACAACTAAAGAGATTAGGTCTTAGCTATGACTGGAATAGAGAAGTAACTACTTGTTTACCAGATTATTACAAATGGACACAGTGGTTCTTTATACAATTATATAAAAGAGGATTAGCTTATAAGAAAAAATCAGCTGTAAATTGGTGTCCTTCTTGTGAAACTGTATTGGCTAATGAACAGGTTGTTAACGGAGCTTGTGAAAGATGTGATACACCTGTTGGAAAAAAAGAATTAGAACAATGGTATTTTAAAATTACAGATTATGCAGAAAGATTACTTGAAGATATAAAAGAGCTTGATGGTTGGCCTGAGAAAGTTAAAATAATGCAGAAAAATTGGATTGGCAAGAGTGAAGGTGCTGAAATAGACTTTGAAATTAAAGATTTTGATAAAAAATTAAAGGTCTTCACTACTAGACCAGATACAATCTATGGCGTAACTTATATGGTAATGGCACCAGAACATCCATATATAAATGAATTAGTAAAAGGTACAGATTACGAAGAAGAAGTACTTGAATTCAAAAAGAAAATGGAATATATATCAGAAATTGACAGAACTTCAACAACTGCAGAAAAAGAAGGAGTTTTTATAGGAAGATACGCTGTAAATCCTGTTACTAAAGAAGAAATACCTATTTATATTGCCAATTATGTATTAATAGACTATGGAACTGGTGCTATTATGGCCGTACCAGGTCATGACCAAAGAGACTTTGAATTTGCTAAGAAATATAACATACCAATTAGACCTGTAATAAAACCAGTTGATGGAGATTTTGATGAGGATGATTTAAAAGAAGCATATACTGGCGAAGGTGTAATGATAAATTCTGATAAATTCAATGGTCTAGATAATAAAACTGCTAAAACCGAAATAACAAAATATATTGAAGAATTAGAAGTTGGAAAAGCTACTATAAATTACAGGCTTAGAGACTGGTTAATTTCAAGACAGAGATATTGGGGTACTCCAATACCTATAATATATTGTGATGACTGTGGGATAGTACCTGTTTCAGATGCTGATCTTCCAGTAAAGTTGCCAACAGATGTAGAATTTACAGGCAAAGGACAGTCGCCTTTAACTACAAGCAAGGAGTTTATGTACACTACTTGTCCGAAGTGTGGTAAAAAAGCAAGAAGAGAAACCGATACTATGGATACCTTTGTTGATTCATCATGGTATTTCTTAAGATATACTGATCCAAAGAATGAAAATGAACCATTCAATAAAGATAAAGCGAATTATTGGATGAAAGTAGATCAGTATATAGGTGGAGTAGAACATGCTATATTACACCTTCTATATTCTAGATTCTTTGTTAAGGTATTATATGACATGGGACTTTCACCTGTAAATGAACCTTTTAAAAATCTACTTACACAAGGTATGGTGCTTAAAGATGGGGCAAAAATGTCTAAATCTAAAGGCAATGTAGTAAGTCCAGAAGAAATAATTTCTAATTATGGTGCTGATACAGCAAGATTATTTGTATTATTTGCAGCTCCACCTGAAAGAGATTTAGAGTGGAGTGACCAAGGAGTAGAAGGATGTTATAGATTCTTAAACAGAGTATATAGGTTAGTAGAAGAGCTAAAAGAAGTATATAATAATAAGTGCGAAATTAATATTGATCAATTAAGTAAAGCTGATAAGAATTTAAGATATGTTTTACATTCTACAATTCAGAAGGTAACTATTGATGTAGAAGATAGATTTAACTTCAATACAGCTATAAGTAGCATTATGGAACTTGTTAATGAAATATATAAATATAAGGATAATGCAGAATCCAATGACTATAAGAATGCTATCCTAGCAGAAGCGATTGATAATTTAATATTATTACTAGCGCCTTTTGCTCCACATCTAGCTGAAGAACTTTGGAATTTAGTTGGCAATGAAGGAAGCGTACATCAACAAAAATGGCCTGAGTATGATGAAAAAGCTATAGTTAAAGATCAAATAACAGTAGTAATTCAAGTGAACGGAAAAGTGAGAGATAAAATCGAAGTTGATGCTAATATTGATAAGGAAAGCTTAGAAAAATTAGCATTAAATAGCGAAAGAGTTAAGAACTTTATAGAAGGTAAAGAAGTTAAAAAAGTTATAGTTGTACCTAAAAAATTAGTTAATATAGTTGCAAAATAA
- a CDS encoding RidA family protein — protein MDKKVISTDKAPKAIGPYSQGIVAGNMIFTSGQLAINPETGELVQDDIQKETRQALENLKAVLKEGGATLNDVVKVTLYIKDMNQFSKINEVYEEYFCENKPARSCIEVARLPKDGNVEVEAIAII, from the coding sequence ATGGATAAAAAAGTAATTTCAACAGATAAGGCACCAAAAGCTATTGGACCATATTCTCAAGGAATAGTAGCAGGTAATATGATTTTTACATCAGGTCAATTAGCTATTAATCCAGAAACAGGTGAGCTTGTACAGGATGATATTCAGAAAGAAACTAGGCAAGCTTTAGAAAATTTAAAGGCTGTACTTAAAGAAGGTGGCGCAACTTTAAATGATGTAGTTAAAGTTACTCTATATATTAAAGATATGAATCAATTTAGTAAAATAAATGAAGTATATGAAGAGTATTTCTGTGAAAATAAACCAGCAAGATCTTGTATTGAAGTTGCTAGACTACCTAAGGATGGAAATGTTGAAGTTGAAGCAATTGCAATAATTTAA
- a CDS encoding D-alanyl-D-alanine carboxypeptidase family protein: MKKIIALFVTIFLLINIPALSYANKKLDISAEAAILIDANTGKILYEKNAHKPMFPASTTKIMTAILALEYGNLDDTVVIDDKTPYEISGSHIALEPGEMITLKDLLYALLIESANDAATAIAKHISGSTQNFADLMNKKAKEIGAKNTHFTNPHGLPDKNHTTTAYDLAMMAKYAMENDTFRSIVKNYKYTIPPTNKKDEPRYLKSANRLLYGTGSGNKIVVDGKTVNIKYDGADGIKTGYTYVAQQCLVATAKRGNLRLISVVLHAVGTNVYVDTHKLLNYGFDNFTTKQLSFKNEFIKNIDVIKGDKPFVTGIINKSVFSIIPKGRENDIVKDIILPDKITAPITKDQVIGRVEYKLDGEVIAAANIVSAMEINQKGIIRVVETTDGKSLFKKWWFWFIVMFIIWRIFIGYKRYKRAKRRRLRREITFSYSNRYKY, encoded by the coding sequence GTGAAAAAAATCATAGCACTATTTGTAACCATCTTTTTACTAATAAATATACCTGCATTATCTTACGCAAATAAAAAATTAGATATTTCGGCTGAAGCTGCTATATTAATCGATGCTAATACTGGTAAAATATTGTATGAAAAAAATGCACATAAACCAATGTTTCCAGCTAGTACTACAAAAATTATGACAGCAATTTTAGCTTTAGAGTATGGAAATCTTGATGATACAGTAGTTATTGATGATAAAACGCCCTATGAAATTAGTGGAAGCCACATAGCATTAGAACCTGGAGAAATGATAACTTTAAAAGACCTATTATATGCATTGTTAATAGAATCTGCTAATGACGCTGCAACAGCAATTGCAAAGCACATATCAGGTTCTACCCAAAATTTTGCCGACTTAATGAATAAGAAAGCTAAAGAAATTGGTGCTAAAAATACTCATTTTACAAATCCTCATGGACTACCAGATAAAAACCATACAACTACAGCGTATGACTTAGCAATGATGGCTAAATATGCAATGGAAAATGATACTTTTAGAAGCATTGTAAAGAACTATAAATATACAATACCACCTACAAATAAAAAAGATGAGCCTAGATATTTGAAGTCAGCTAACAGACTACTATATGGAACAGGCTCTGGTAATAAAATAGTTGTAGATGGTAAAACAGTAAATATAAAATATGACGGAGCGGATGGGATTAAAACAGGATACACATATGTAGCACAACAATGCCTCGTTGCAACAGCAAAAAGAGGGAATTTAAGATTAATCAGTGTAGTCCTTCATGCAGTAGGAACTAATGTTTATGTAGATACACATAAGCTTTTGAATTATGGTTTTGATAACTTTACTACAAAACAATTATCTTTCAAAAATGAATTTATAAAAAATATTGATGTTATAAAAGGGGACAAGCCTTTTGTTACTGGTATAATAAATAAATCTGTTTTTTCTATAATTCCTAAAGGAAGAGAAAATGATATAGTAAAAGATATAATTTTACCTGATAAAATTACTGCTCCAATTACAAAAGACCAAGTAATTGGAAGGGTAGAATATAAATTGGATGGTGAAGTAATTGCAGCTGCCAATATTGTATCTGCAATGGAAATAAATCAAAAAGGAATTATAAGAGTTGTTGAAACAACAGATGGGAAATCATTATTTAAAAAATGGTGGTTTTGGTTTATTGTAATGTTTATAATATGGAGAATATTTATTGGTTATAAAAGATATAAGAGAGCAAAAAGAAGAAGATTAAGAAGAGAGATTACTTTTAGCTATAGTAACCGTTATAAATATTAG
- a CDS encoding M28 family metallopeptidase, giving the protein MKIVKNNYKFIVLIITLIIFLTGCGSYIDPYNFNKDNAYKYIAELSSDKYEGRLPGTEGNRMAQEYIAKEFEKIGLEPINSNGSYFQTFKIISPFLNKPVKFEVLDREGNVIKRYKLRKDFIENTRDYSKGGQVSGKIKYIGSLDDIETGKDNIVLFYDDLRDLEKAKMLVKKGVKAVIRPTTMDLKGKEKNLLIKTVYIGEKADKKVEGKFIDIVVRQEVFKELVDFSNKGYSVNIDINLVFKEVEVSNVIGYIPGNDEKLKKEVILISAHFDHIGTDPDGSVFNGALDNASGTGMLLELARAIKESGKKPKRTIVFAAFNGEESGLQGSKYYVFSRPFPLMGTKVFNIDMIGSKEKVKLEIDTFPSQQRGTVGQLVSSELVDKIAQVAEKRGIECSVDSFSSNSDHLSFDLRGVPAVTITHPADNLIHTVEDDISNIDKERLGEAGMLMLSLINYFAFSTKDISKNVISKEQLYALKTIPIYFSAIFLIGLVFIFAVKSINKNEKLKEKFSGRPIFTSILIVIMLLSILIYNSSYEAEETIAVKPLSKPCENQVKVTGENIEKILDFQIDDNINVLVKDKKGIKIIVLDKDGKVKDEKLLKIPYEKNNKYVLNSNKVYYAYEKNLFCLTNESERAEKVLENINDFTILENQGKKYIIVSSEDEIIVKSEQWEKNIKDKNILNVLAQVDYKDRIFILYKQKNKGNILIKYAALNADGELSNPVRLYTLKEDSQLAFGIDKAKGYIFFKEQEDYYYLTFYLSNRKNNIVKKEKIELHDAGGAIAEIKEVPTIVNNKEIDGIDLYMSINAENHLGKNYIYFLSFFNGKLRKTDLIYETKNNKVTNSVIDTDKKDIYIAWLEGKNKNILKVSSSNEYFGFNSFKNEFLVRSSRIIKNLFLAFIVLLTKLHWVIPGVLLLILFKIFKKDEWLANGKAIYIAVSLNFICQIATFKMPNLIGISYESIIVTFFIGIIALGLVLFYRYEKGKASFLRLFIIFTIINMIFISTLYAPYTLKGGLERLNRTEMFNKEEY; this is encoded by the coding sequence GTGAAAATAGTGAAAAATAATTATAAATTTATAGTTTTAATTATAACTTTAATTATATTTTTAACAGGATGCGGGTCGTATATTGACCCGTATAATTTTAATAAAGATAATGCATACAAATATATAGCTGAACTTTCATCAGATAAGTATGAAGGAAGACTGCCTGGTACAGAAGGAAATAGAATGGCACAGGAGTATATAGCAAAAGAATTTGAAAAAATAGGACTTGAGCCAATAAATAGTAATGGGAGTTACTTTCAGACATTCAAGATTATTTCACCTTTTTTAAACAAACCAGTAAAATTTGAGGTTTTAGATAGAGAAGGTAATGTTATTAAGAGATATAAATTAAGAAAAGATTTTATTGAAAATACAAGAGACTACTCAAAAGGCGGTCAAGTTAGCGGCAAAATAAAATATATAGGTTCATTAGATGATATTGAAACAGGTAAAGATAATATAGTACTATTCTATGACGACTTAAGAGATTTGGAAAAAGCCAAAATGTTAGTTAAAAAAGGTGTTAAGGCTGTAATAAGACCAACAACTATGGATTTAAAAGGAAAAGAAAAAAATTTATTAATAAAAACTGTTTATATTGGGGAAAAGGCAGATAAAAAGGTCGAAGGTAAATTTATTGATATAGTAGTAAGACAAGAAGTATTTAAAGAATTAGTTGATTTTAGTAATAAAGGATATAGTGTAAATATAGATATTAATTTAGTGTTTAAAGAAGTAGAAGTTTCAAATGTAATAGGTTATATTCCAGGCAATGATGAAAAGCTAAAAAAAGAAGTTATTCTTATAAGTGCACATTTTGACCATATTGGTACTGACCCTGACGGTTCAGTATTTAATGGAGCTTTGGATAATGCTTCAGGAACTGGTATGCTTTTAGAGCTAGCTAGAGCTATAAAAGAAAGCGGGAAAAAGCCAAAGAGAACTATCGTTTTTGCAGCATTTAATGGGGAAGAGAGTGGACTTCAAGGGTCAAAATACTATGTATTTTCACGTCCATTTCCACTTATGGGTACTAAAGTTTTTAACATAGATATGATAGGCTCTAAAGAAAAAGTGAAACTTGAGATTGATACTTTTCCTTCGCAACAAAGAGGAACAGTAGGACAGCTTGTAAGTAGCGAACTAGTAGACAAAATAGCTCAGGTAGCAGAGAAACGCGGGATAGAGTGCAGTGTTGATTCATTTTCGAGTAATAGTGACCACTTAAGCTTTGATCTTAGAGGAGTTCCAGCTGTTACTATAACACATCCAGCTGACAATTTAATACATACCGTTGAAGATGATATTTCCAATATTGATAAGGAAAGATTAGGAGAAGCTGGAATGCTAATGCTTAGCTTAATAAATTATTTTGCTTTCAGTACAAAGGATATAAGCAAAAATGTTATTTCTAAAGAACAGTTATATGCATTAAAAACTATACCTATTTATTTTTCAGCTATTTTCTTAATAGGTCTAGTATTTATATTTGCAGTTAAGTCAATAAATAAAAATGAAAAGTTAAAAGAGAAGTTTAGTGGAAGACCAATATTTACATCAATCTTAATAGTGATAATGCTATTATCTATATTGATATACAATAGCAGCTATGAAGCAGAAGAAACAATTGCTGTAAAACCTCTTTCAAAACCTTGTGAAAATCAAGTAAAGGTTACAGGTGAAAATATTGAAAAAATATTAGATTTTCAAATTGATGATAATATTAATGTTTTAGTAAAAGATAAAAAAGGAATTAAAATTATTGTACTAGATAAAGATGGCAAAGTTAAAGATGAAAAGCTTTTAAAAATTCCTTATGAAAAAAATAATAAATATGTGTTAAACTCAAATAAAGTTTATTATGCTTATGAAAAAAATCTGTTTTGTTTGACTAATGAATCTGAAAGAGCAGAAAAAGTATTAGAAAACATAAATGATTTTACTATATTAGAAAATCAGGGTAAAAAGTATATCATTGTAAGTAGTGAAGATGAAATTATTGTAAAGTCTGAACAATGGGAAAAGAACATCAAAGATAAAAATATTTTAAACGTTTTAGCTCAAGTAGATTATAAAGACAGGATATTTATTTTATATAAGCAGAAGAATAAAGGGAATATTTTAATTAAATATGCTGCATTAAATGCTGATGGGGAACTTAGTAATCCAGTTAGACTATATACTTTAAAAGAGGATTCTCAGCTAGCTTTTGGAATAGATAAAGCTAAAGGGTATATATTTTTTAAAGAACAAGAGGATTATTACTATTTAACTTTTTACTTAAGCAATAGAAAGAACAACATAGTCAAAAAAGAAAAAATAGAGTTACACGATGCAGGAGGAGCTATAGCAGAAATTAAGGAAGTACCTACTATAGTTAATAATAAAGAAATAGATGGTATTGATTTATATATGAGTATAAATGCTGAAAATCACCTGGGTAAAAATTATATATATTTCCTAAGCTTTTTTAATGGGAAACTTAGAAAAACTGATTTAATTTACGAAACTAAGAATAATAAAGTAACAAATTCAGTTATAGATACTGATAAGAAAGACATATATATTGCTTGGTTAGAAGGTAAAAATAAAAATATTTTAAAGGTATCAAGTTCAAATGAGTATTTTGGATTTAACAGTTTTAAAAATGAATTTTTAGTAAGATCAAGCAGAATAATTAAAAACCTATTTTTAGCTTTTATTGTATTGCTGACAAAATTACATTGGGTAATACCAGGAGTTTTACTTTTGATATTATTTAAGATTTTTAAGAAGGATGAATGGCTAGCTAATGGTAAAGCTATTTATATAGCTGTTTCACTTAATTTTATCTGTCAGATTGCTACATTTAAAATGCCAAATTTGATAGGAATAAGTTATGAAAGTATAATAGTTACATTTTTTATAGGAATTATTGCATTAGGTTTAGTGTTGTTTTATAGATACGAAAAGGGCAAAGCTTCGTTTTTAAGATTATTTATAATATTTACAATTATAAACATGATATTTATTTCAACTTTATATGCACCATATACTCTAAAAGGTGGTTTGGAAAGACTAAATAGGACAGAGATGTTTAATAAAGAAGAATACTAA
- a CDS encoding helix-hairpin-helix domain-containing protein, with product MVSFTKKEQIVILILVVCIISVVSIKLIRSNEIKIDEVGQDINNIEDTENVNTSEKNIEEENIDKTIMVHISGEVYRPGLVILKEGDRVIDAVNAAGGLKEEADLDRINLAKKLVDEEKIYIPKKGEESFTSNSQENVVASTNVSTSKIDINNASLNELMDLPGIGKVLAGRIIEYRTKNRFNDIEEIKNVSGIGEKKFEAIRDLITVN from the coding sequence ATGGTTTCCTTTACAAAAAAGGAACAAATAGTTATACTAATACTAGTTGTATGTATTATTTCAGTTGTTTCGATAAAATTAATAAGAAGTAATGAAATAAAGATAGATGAAGTAGGACAAGATATTAATAATATAGAAGATACAGAAAATGTTAATACTTCAGAAAAAAATATTGAAGAAGAAAATATAGATAAAACTATAATGGTTCATATAAGTGGTGAGGTTTATAGACCAGGGTTAGTTATTTTAAAAGAAGGCGATAGAGTTATAGATGCTGTTAATGCAGCAGGAGGATTAAAGGAAGAAGCAGATTTAGACAGAATAAATTTAGCTAAAAAACTTGTTGATGAAGAGAAGATATACATACCTAAAAAAGGTGAAGAAAGTTTTACTAGTAATTCTCAAGAAAACGTTGTAGCTAGTACAAATGTAAGTACTAGTAAAATAGATATAAATAATGCAAGTCTTAATGAACTTATGGATTTACCAGGTATAGGCAAGGTATTAGCAGGTAGAATTATCGAATATAGAACTAAGAATAGATTTAATGATATAGAAGAGATAAAAAATGTTTCTGGAATAGGAGAAAAGAAGTTTGAAGCAATAAGAGACTTAATAACAGTTAACTAG